In the genome of Leptospiraceae bacterium, one region contains:
- the tpiA gene encoding triose-phosphate isomerase, whose translation MRKTRIPLIAANWKMYKTPKESLQFLLELQSILKPTKSEVLICAPYTSLLMLNMFTTPQIKIGAQDLHWEEEGAYTGKVSAKMIKDSGCDYVIIGHSEQRTYFYETDETVNKKIRKALEHNLTPIVCVGETLKERDENQHMMVVERQVIKAFENIKDIKETVIAYEPVWAIGTGRNATPEQAQEMQSFIREIIKKLYGQDKAEKMRILYGGSLKPENAKEIFSQPDIDGGLIGGASLKVDSYHKLILAYEELL comes from the coding sequence ATGAGAAAAACAAGAATCCCTTTAATTGCTGCGAATTGGAAGATGTATAAAACTCCTAAAGAATCCCTTCAATTTTTGTTGGAATTACAATCTATTTTGAAGCCTACAAAATCAGAAGTTCTCATTTGTGCTCCTTATACCTCATTACTTATGTTGAACATGTTTACAACACCTCAAATCAAGATTGGTGCACAAGATCTGCACTGGGAAGAAGAAGGAGCTTACACAGGAAAAGTCTCGGCAAAAATGATCAAAGACTCAGGATGTGATTACGTAATCATTGGACACTCAGAACAAAGAACCTATTTCTATGAAACTGATGAAACCGTAAACAAGAAAATTCGAAAAGCTCTTGAACACAATTTAACCCCGATTGTTTGTGTGGGAGAAACCCTAAAAGAACGTGATGAAAACCAACACATGATGGTTGTAGAAAGGCAAGTTATCAAAGCATTTGAAAACATCAAAGACATAAAAGAAACAGTGATTGCTTACGAACCTGTATGGGCAATCGGAACGGGAAGAAACGCCACACCCGAACAAGCCCAAGAAATGCAGAGTTTTATTCGTGAGATTATAAAAAAACTATATGGTCAAGATAAAGCAGAGAAAATGAGAATCCTTTATGGGGGAAGTTTAAAACCTGAGAACGCAAAAGAAATCTTTTCCCAACCCGATATTGATGGAGGCTTGATTGGAGGAGCTTCGCTAAAAGTAGACTCTTATCACAAACTTATCTTAGCATACGAAGAACTATTGTAA
- a CDS encoding methyl-accepting chemotaxis protein: protein MQEIKTTTRENNLFNNYDEVMSKFTYFLINFRYLISSFYIIGITISFQSIPINHAIAYYTVAGIMLATNFVYSKIIKNQKFNKRYTTINQMNYLITLIDIVLTFIVYSIIVLENNIEAADFWKTPILHTIPILYIFFGSLYSSNKTQSYLVGSVTSFFEAVLFGLTNFYAGVTFTKDNQLASQPGFVAWVLPILLIAFYIIFTIIFTSFSSLFKNLFQSLIYNQTMLNSKMKQIEETNQKITSDSTAMGEYIDFIASFSNKFMKEIQDQSASIQQISATMEELSQTSIKTTEMISYQYRMIEELKSHTSSLEKVLSEVNKSSLELYQEILKAKEKSSESKTASENLKRIMDTLKNSFQKVNEVNTIMKEIADRTNLLSLNASIEAARAGEHGKGFAIVAQEVNKLAENSMENAKNISKIIKESSQNLLVGENSVNITTNLIDIQNQNLQTTIRFFEQLKNHIQNQIQINHKFIQYLDEIYKVGKEIESFSKEQNRGVEEITKTLSVMEKSIQKIVQKFINLNDQIHSLKNLSENLKNFVMNNQQR, encoded by the coding sequence ATGCAGGAAATAAAAACAACCACACGTGAGAATAATTTATTTAACAATTATGATGAAGTCATGTCGAAATTTACTTACTTTCTAATCAACTTTCGATACTTGATTTCTTCTTTCTATATCATAGGCATAACAATCAGTTTTCAATCAATACCAATAAATCATGCTATTGCATATTATACTGTTGCAGGAATCATGTTAGCTACGAATTTCGTTTACTCTAAAATAATAAAAAATCAAAAATTTAACAAAAGATATACTACGATAAACCAAATGAATTATCTTATCACCCTAATAGACATTGTTCTAACTTTCATTGTTTATTCCATAATAGTTTTGGAAAATAATATTGAGGCTGCTGACTTTTGGAAAACTCCTATACTCCACACAATACCTATTCTTTATATTTTTTTTGGTAGTTTATATTCTTCAAATAAGACTCAATCATACCTTGTCGGTTCAGTAACCTCATTTTTTGAAGCTGTTTTGTTTGGTCTTACTAACTTTTATGCAGGAGTTACTTTTACAAAAGATAATCAACTTGCATCTCAACCAGGATTTGTCGCTTGGGTTCTACCCATTTTATTGATTGCATTTTATATAATTTTTACTATCATTTTTACAAGCTTTTCAAGTTTGTTTAAAAACTTATTTCAATCGTTGATTTACAACCAAACTATGCTTAATTCAAAGATGAAACAGATTGAGGAAACTAATCAGAAAATTACTTCTGACTCAACAGCTATGGGCGAGTATATTGACTTTATTGCAAGTTTCTCCAATAAGTTCATGAAGGAAATCCAAGATCAAAGTGCTTCCATCCAACAAATTTCTGCTACTATGGAAGAATTATCTCAAACCTCCATTAAAACCACAGAAATGATCTCCTACCAATACCGAATGATTGAAGAACTAAAATCTCATACCTCATCTCTCGAAAAGGTTCTTTCTGAAGTTAATAAAAGCTCCCTCGAACTCTACCAAGAAATCCTCAAAGCCAAAGAAAAGTCATCAGAATCCAAAACTGCTTCTGAAAATTTAAAAAGAATCATGGATACTCTCAAAAACTCCTTTCAAAAAGTAAATGAAGTCAACACTATCATGAAAGAAATCGCCGACAGAACCAATCTCCTTTCTCTCAATGCCTCAATTGAAGCCGCAAGAGCTGGTGAACATGGGAAAGGCTTTGCTATCGTGGCTCAAGAAGTCAACAAACTCGCAGAAAACAGCATGGAAAACGCCAAAAATATAAGCAAAATCATCAAGGAAAGTTCCCAAAATCTCCTCGTTGGGGAAAACAGCGTCAACATCACCACCAACCTTATTGACATTCAAAACCAAAATTTACAAACTACTATTCGGTTTTTCGAACAGCTCAAAAACCACATCCAAAATCAAATTCAAATCAATCATAAATTCATCCAATATCTTGATGAAATCTACAAAGTAGGCAAAGAAATCGAAAGCTTTTCAAAAGAACAAAATCGAGGTGTAGAAGAAATCACCAAAACTTTATCTGTTATGGAAAAATCCATCCAAAAGATCGTGCAAAAGTTCATAAATTTAAATGACCAAATCCATAGCCTAAAAAATTTATCTGAAAATTTGAAAAACTTCGTAATGAATAATCAACAAAGGTAG
- the purL gene encoding phosphoribosylformylglycinamidine synthase subunit PurL has translation MNNHQLFSEKEVEVSDALAHNLTEEEFKEIKKLLGRNPTFTELGIFSGMWSEHCSYKNSILVLKELPKESARTVAKAGEENAGALDIGDNLVVVFKIESHNHPTAVEPFQGAATGVGGIMRDVFTMGARPLCSLNSLRFGPPEQPKNQYLFRRAVEGIAFYGNCLGVAVAGGEVFFDPSYTKNCLVNAMTVGVAFKHQLAKARASGIGNPVFYVGADTGRDGIHGASFASQELNEKTQTQRSAVQVGDPFKEKLLMEATLEAIRSGAVIGIQDMGAAGLSSSSSEMAAKGNVGIDLFLDKVPLREKGMIPYEIMLSESQERMLVIVDKDKKDIVKKIFDKWGLHSEEIGVVTDTKRLRVFFQNKLYADIPVHALSTEAPKYKRDTQKPPHIEEALTWNEKELTIPDEKELVEIFYKILKTPNVASKRPVYDQYDQEVGLVRVQGPGGQGGLIRIPANLIEDLELENESYIKSIKLSKEEKERISRKGIAVSVDCNPRYVYLNPYVGAQLAVFESARNVAVLGAEPIGITNNLNFGNPYKPENYYMFEQSVKGMGDACRVLNIPVTGGNVSFYNESDEGVILPTPTIGMVGIMEDVSKAIQPFFRKEGDQVIYLVGKFEPTFGGSEYLYLMKNQITGKIPDAYPEIEKKLIEFLLYCFKKEWILSAGDLSLGGLSVILFRMAYHSWSQSFTPFLLDVEVLNEFYKIFKRWDKIFFGETSASIIISLKRANEKHIQELLNNLDLPYWRLGEVNPNLQMIDFGVFKAEIQKSIDSFEKPLQSVFYHY, from the coding sequence ATGAATAACCACCAACTCTTCTCTGAAAAAGAAGTGGAAGTTTCGGATGCTTTAGCACACAATCTCACGGAAGAAGAGTTCAAGGAAATAAAAAAGCTCTTAGGTAGAAACCCCACTTTTACAGAGTTAGGGATTTTTTCTGGAATGTGGTCCGAACATTGTAGTTATAAAAACTCAATTTTAGTTCTGAAAGAACTACCCAAAGAGTCTGCCAGAACTGTCGCAAAAGCCGGAGAAGAAAATGCCGGAGCCCTAGATATTGGAGATAATTTAGTTGTAGTTTTCAAAATCGAATCCCACAATCATCCAACGGCAGTAGAACCTTTCCAAGGCGCGGCAACGGGTGTGGGAGGTATCATGCGGGATGTCTTTACTATGGGGGCAAGACCACTTTGTTCGTTAAATTCTTTACGTTTTGGTCCTCCTGAACAACCCAAAAATCAATACTTATTTCGAAGAGCTGTTGAAGGGATTGCTTTTTATGGAAATTGCTTAGGGGTTGCCGTTGCTGGTGGAGAAGTTTTTTTCGATCCATCTTACACGAAAAACTGCTTAGTGAATGCCATGACGGTGGGAGTTGCCTTCAAACACCAACTAGCAAAAGCTAGAGCTTCTGGCATTGGAAATCCTGTTTTTTACGTGGGAGCTGACACTGGTCGAGATGGCATTCATGGTGCAAGTTTTGCCTCCCAAGAACTTAACGAAAAAACACAAACCCAAAGAAGTGCTGTTCAAGTTGGTGATCCCTTTAAAGAAAAACTCCTCATGGAAGCAACGTTAGAAGCGATACGTAGTGGTGCGGTGATTGGCATTCAGGACATGGGAGCTGCGGGATTATCATCAAGTAGTTCAGAAATGGCTGCAAAAGGAAACGTGGGAATCGATTTATTTTTAGACAAAGTTCCTCTTCGAGAAAAAGGCATGATTCCTTATGAAATCATGCTCTCAGAATCGCAAGAACGAATGCTTGTGATTGTGGATAAAGATAAAAAAGACATAGTAAAAAAGATTTTCGATAAGTGGGGTCTTCATTCCGAAGAAATAGGAGTTGTCACCGATACAAAAAGACTTCGAGTGTTTTTCCAAAACAAACTCTATGCTGATATTCCCGTTCATGCATTATCCACCGAAGCTCCGAAATACAAAAGAGATACGCAAAAACCACCACATATCGAAGAAGCCCTCACATGGAACGAAAAGGAACTCACTATTCCTGACGAGAAAGAATTAGTTGAAATTTTTTATAAAATCTTAAAAACACCCAATGTTGCTTCGAAAAGACCTGTATATGATCAGTATGATCAAGAAGTGGGGCTTGTTCGCGTGCAAGGTCCTGGTGGTCAAGGTGGTTTAATCAGAATCCCAGCAAATCTCATAGAAGATTTGGAATTGGAGAATGAATCTTATATTAAGTCAATAAAACTTTCGAAAGAAGAAAAAGAGAGAATTTCTCGAAAGGGAATTGCCGTAAGTGTTGATTGCAATCCTCGCTATGTTTACTTAAATCCTTACGTTGGAGCACAACTGGCTGTTTTCGAATCTGCAAGAAACGTTGCTGTGTTGGGTGCAGAACCCATTGGGATTACCAACAATCTGAATTTTGGCAATCCCTACAAACCCGAAAATTACTACATGTTTGAGCAAAGTGTGAAAGGTATGGGGGATGCATGTAGGGTTTTAAACATTCCTGTTACAGGGGGCAATGTTTCTTTTTATAACGAAAGTGATGAAGGGGTGATTCTACCCACGCCGACGATTGGGATGGTGGGAATCATGGAGGATGTTTCTAAAGCTATTCAGCCTTTTTTTCGAAAAGAAGGTGATCAGGTGATCTATCTCGTTGGTAAGTTTGAGCCCACTTTTGGAGGTTCTGAGTATTTATATCTAATGAAAAATCAAATCACCGGAAAAATCCCCGATGCATATCCAGAAATCGAAAAAAAGTTGATTGAATTTCTTTTGTATTGTTTCAAGAAGGAATGGATCTTATCCGCAGGGGATCTTTCTTTAGGAGGGCTTTCCGTGATTTTATTCCGAATGGCTTACCATAGTTGGAGTCAATCTTTTACTCCATTTCTTCTTGATGTAGAAGTATTAAATGAATTTTATAAAATTTTTAAACGTTGGGATAAAATCTTTTTCGGAGAAACCAGTGCTTCAATCATCATTAGCCTCAAGAGAGCTAATGAAAAACATATCCAAGAATTATTAAATAACTTGGATTTACCCTATTGGAGGTTGGGAGAAGTTAATCCAAACCTACAAATGATTGACTTTGGAGTTTTTAAAGCAGAGATTCAAAAATCGATTGATTCTTTCGAAAAACCCTTACAATCAGTCTTTTATCACTATTAA